In Theileria parva strain Muguga chromosome 4 map unlocalized ctg_529, whole genome shotgun sequence, one DNA window encodes the following:
- a CDS encoding Ring finger domain protein, giving the protein MESWEFPYCSICYDRLLTNLTLLPNCGHIYHKDCLNSWFERIKVKNPGCPLCRTSVNIKKILSLNYSISKSESIESLPSNQDHSPSDTIKNELEHLKHRLSQASSDNLDLSQKLASLQSEKDFLEEQLNQEISRSESLSNENKELLFSQESSKTTIHGLSNKVNELKEKLAKLESLSKYLNDQNLPEADNLKTFLSQFSNDQKMNILTTRIVELENAVSDLSEKNRKLKIEREETDIHYKNMRLEFIKMYNHFNPPPVEQKKEELPGINDDYTGHCTRVVKTEKSDYHPKSQNSEQPPQLTTSAVTNNGSTNPFDPLRAKNVLQTSNSEERNLTPGRTVMLSKVKKVKVGTPVSRINERSKAVLSPERRNPFIADGSNSPFTSPDPNGMRRSKSKSRSLYESGNCAKNINNPFNSNKPQSIFTFFKTKDKNDNTNVI; this is encoded by the exons ATGGAGTCATGGGAATTCCCTTACTGTAGCATATGTTACGACCGTTTACTCACAAATTTAACTCTCTTGCCAAACTGTGGCCATATTTACCACAAAGACTG CTTAAATAGCTGGTTTGAGAGAATTAAAGTTAAGAATCCTGGATGCCCATTATGTAGAACCTCTGTTAACATTAAAAAGATTCTTTCCCtaaattactcaatttCCAAATCCG AAAGTATCGAAAGCCTGCCCTCCAACCAGGATCATTCTCCTTCTGATACAATCAAG aaTGAGTTGGAACACCTTAAACATCGGTTAAGTCAGGCTTCATCTGACAATCTCGATCTTTCTCAAAAGCTCGCTTCACTCCAG tCTGAGAAAGATTTTCTTGAGGAACAGTTAAATCAAGAGATTTCACGCTCAGAATCTTTGAGTAATGAGAACAAGGAGCTGTTGTTTTCTCAGGAAAGTAGCAAGACCACAATACACGGTCTTAGCAATAAAGTTAACGAACTTAAGGAAAAGCTCGCCAAGCTTGAAAGTCTTTCTAAATA TCTCAATGACCAGAACCTTCCTGAAGCTGATAACTTAAAAACATTCCTCTCCCAA ttttCCAATGATCAGAAGATGAACATCTTAACTACAAGAATTGTGGAGCTTGAAAA TGCCGTGTCAGACTTGAGTGAGAAGAACAGGAAGCTAAAGATCGAACGCGAGGAAACTGACATTCATTATAAGAACATGAGACT GGAGTTcattaaaatgtataacCACTTTAACCCTCCTCCAGTGGAACAAAAGAAGGAAGAGTTGCCTGGGATAAACGACGATTACACTGGCCATTGCACTAGGGTGGTTAAAACTGAGAAATCTGACTATCATCCTAAGTCTCAGAACTCGGAACAACCACCTCAATTAACAACATCCGCTGTTACTAATAATGGTTCAACTAATCCATTCGATCCACTTAGAGCAAAGAACGTTCTGCAAACAAGTAATTCTGAGGAAAGGAATTTAACTCCTGGAAGAACCGTCATGTTGTCAAAGGTTAAAAAGGTTAAGGTTGGAACTCCTGTGTCCAGGATCAATGAGCGTTCTAAGGCTGTGTTATCCCCCGAAAGGAGAAACCCATTCATCGCAGATGGTTCCAATAGTCCATTCACCTCTCCAGATCCCAACGGTATGAGGAGATCTAAGTCGAAGTCAAGGTCGCTCTACGAAAGTGGAAATTGCGCCAAAAACATTAACAACCCGTTTAACAGCAATAAACCGCAGAGcattttcacattttttaagactaaggataaaaatgataatactaatgtaatataa
- a CDS encoding TH1 family protein, translating to MDESVFFHIKKVISYLFYNEKLKPIKDPKTNIDSENKAFDSEFAKELNRNVLNTLVDGYVGYAWLCEVCSRWINFLTNLLKNDDFSENKDSTFDGSKAIIQEALMSYLTSKYDTDRMRIYMEDKLSHDSWNPPELYWNLMKSPLVVSHMLKIYRDKPKDEFLSSWYQDYMNNFSSYIKMEQSEVNKEGLSRITSNFSVFTLRISEEIHKFLLTVCFIQLIQQILTSQLICYQSNSLESLEFDSLDSVSPLFWHAENAYIYSQALLHFIYQWRIDLRGCRRLSQLIAKATTHPNEILRESQLNIDSVLEWSVSQIHLLMTNFSRFPTLHLSFKRLLSSKKSSEDKFNHQELCDFYEELNKTLKAFDSYGFLLFDIRSATKSEKEDESSEEVVIDESVSQFGDKRADEYMRLRNAPEMPPLEAIRESNLLNDLIDDFSNRDVNIKESTTWIKYANLLVILSVLSPYELLYFHYYEKVSDYIKKLPQREVWQQFYLPPEEYDSDDSIESIERYRDYGVMDEPEYESSDDQSQASSITASDEYDIKTVSHVHKAWHSETSNSILSSNVFSSSSSNKKASKSRRRSQSNHSDDSGPCKSDDSPNRENVKSNSGSSFYNIKRRKRATDYEEAIMDDVGSEYMEIKSTLETAIYNNINEQTKLGPGKNISKERLDEMKQLYSQFKLKCDKMMNIAKKDLYSLYNLIHNQHDTSECEYEMRKFIETNIASSVVMSYINQRVLKSRNIDELNDIKLMLLKEIADKHPVKRTSIILLLRDFCKLCVIGNMDESPNKLERLEAIVDLLVYISRFDRQCLTIIAVFDSIINLVDRSISRVFISKMLKFCGPPYSLDFSLMFIKLVEKFIGSGSSGPNVQIEIENTLMRKYINPFIKECLENNYNNQEIIQIAKRCDFGNVVE from the exons ATGGATGAGTCGGTTTTTTTTCACATCAAGAAGGTCATTTCATACCTCTTCTACAACGAAAAGCTTAAACCAATTAAGGACCCTAAAACCAATATTGACTCGGAAAACAAAGCCTTTGATAGCGAATTTGCGAAGGAGTTGAATCGTAACGTTCTCAACACTCTGGTCGATGGTTATGTTGGATACGCTTGGCTATGTGAAGTTTGTTCTCGATGGATCAATTTTCTAACAAATTTACTAAAGAATGATGACTTCTCAG AGAATAAGGATAGCACGTTTGACGGCTCAAAGGCGATT ATCCAGGAGGCTCTAATGTCGTATTTAACCTCAAAATATGACACTGATAGGATGA gAATATACATGGAGGATAAGCTTAGTCACGACAGTTGGAACCCGCCAGAATTGTACTGGAACCTTATGAAg TCACCTCTAGTTGTCTCACATATGCTAAAAATATACCGAGATAAGCCAAAAGATGAGTTCTTGTCATCCTGGTACCAGGACTACATGAACAACTTTAGCTCCTACATCAAGATGGAGCAAAGTGAAGTTAACAAGGAAGGCCTTTCTAGGATTACAAGCAATTTTAGTGTTTTTACACTAAGAATATCCGAGGAGATCCATAAATTCCTTCTCACCGTATGCTTTATTCAGTTAATTCAACAAATATTAACCTCACAACTCATTTGTTATCAGAGTAACTCGTTGGAATCGTTAGAATTTGATTCACTTGATTCTGTCAGTCCATTATTTTGGCATGCAGAAAACGCCTACATTTACTCTCAAGCTCTTCTCCACTTTATTTATCAGTGGCGAATCGACTTGAGGGGATGCAGGAGACTATCTCAGCTTATTGCAAAGGCCACAACACATCCAAATGAAATCCTTAGAGAGTCACAACTTAATATTGACTCAGTTTTAGAATGGTCAGTATCGCAAATCCACCTACTAATGACCAATTTTTCAAG ATTTCCAACTCTGcatttatcatttaaaagGTTATTATCTAGTAAAAAATCAAGCGaggataaatttaaccacCAAGAACTCTGTGATTTTTACGAGGAATTGAATAAAACGTTAAAGGCGTTTGACAGTTATGGGTTCCTACTCTTTGATATTCGATCAGCTACAAAATCAG AAAAAGAAGATGAATCAAGTGAAGAAGTTGTGATTGATGAGTCGGTATCTCAATTTGGAGATAAAAGAGCTGATGAGTACATGAGACTTAGAAATGCCCCAGAGATGCCACCTCTTGAAGCTATACGTGAGAGTAATCTTCTGAATGACCTGATAGACGACTTTTCTAACAGAGATGTGAATATTAAAGAGTCAACCACTTGGATTAAGTACGCCAACCTGCTGGTAATTCTATCAGTTCTTTCTCCATACGAACTTCTGTACTTCCACTACTATGAAAAGGTCTCAGATTATATAAAGAAATTGCCTCAAAGGGAGGTTTGGCAGCAGTTTTACTTACCTCCAGAGGAGTACGACTCAGATGACTCAATAGAATCAATAGAAAGATACAGAGATTATGGAGTAATGGATGAGCCGGAATACGAATCTTCGGATGATCAAAGCCAAG CTTCAAGTATAACCGCATCAGATGAATATGATATCAAAACCGTATCTCACGTCCACAAGGCCTGGCACAGTGAAACTTCAAACTCCATTCTTTCATCAAACGTATTTTCATCAAGCTCAAGTAATAAGAAAGCATCCAAATCAAGGAGACGAAGCCAATCTAACCATAGTGATGACAGTGGTCCATGTAAATCAGATGATTCTCCGAATAGAGAAAACGTTAAATCAAATTCAGGTTCTagtttttataatataaagaGGAGAAAGCGAGCAACTGATTACGAGGAAGCAATTATGGATGACGTTGGAAGTGAGTACATGGAAATCAAAAGCACACTTGAAACTGCAATATACAACAATATAAATGAACAAACTAAGCTTGGGCCtggtaaaaatatttcaaaGGAGAGGCTTGATGAGATGAAACAATTGTATTCacaatttaaattaaagtGCGATAAGATGATGAACATTGCCAAAAAAGATTTGTACAGCCTATACAATCTAATTCACAATCAACATGACACCTCAGAATGTGAGTATGAGATGAGGAAATTCATAGAAACTAACATAGCTTCATCAGTTGTAATGTCATACATCAACCAAAGAGTTCTAAAGAGCCGGAACATAGACGAGCTCAATGATATCAAGCTCATGCTGTTAAAGGAAATCGCAGATAAACATCCAGTTAAAAGAACTTCTATAATACTTCTACTTAG GGATTTTTGCAAACTTTGCGTCATCGGGAATATGGATGAAAGTCCAAATAAACTAGAG AGGCTGGAAGCTATTGTGGATTTGCTGGTTTATATTTCAAGATTTGATCGTCAGTGCCTAACAATAATAGCCGTATTCGATTCAATT ATCAACCTGGTTGACAGAAGCATTAGTAGAGTGTTTATATCTAAAATGCTGAAGTTCTGTGGTCCACCATATTCATTGGATTTCTCATTAATGTTCATAAAACTAGTTGAAAAGTTCATAGGATCAg GAAGCAGTGGACCTAACGTTCAAATTGAGATAGAGAATACTCTGATGAGGAAGTACATCAATCCGTTCATTAAAGAATGCCTGGAAAATAACTATAACAACCAAGAGATAATTCAGATTGCAAAAAGATGTGATTTCGGAAATGTAGTCGaataa
- the FH13 gene encoding Formin Homology 2 domain protein, producing MEYVDNDGFSNGKLHNVHKLNVASRLSELPMNKGSNISPQALGMSVKMDLVKRRSTQTASEKEFMYSGGFTKTKNSRVSDEILSAADILNKINSTTASGYSLSNNSLVYREALATRMLLRTMALKNFANNNYSDALLEAHYSLLLSKKFHSQVRKTPLCGEMAIELMILSKCYARIGHFKKGKEHLAEFRFLVENTLLQYSKGSQALSDDSKNAVIDCDKKVFLPIVYILAEVLSSYGMSEDAEIFFSKYLALYVQLYGEFDLGLSNALGNVCIYMIRDKQYMKALPLCIKNLEILKKHFGDYDSEQPNIKVAEAYNNLGIVYRLLNNPIDALQQFFKAIDMKMRLCRDRNHPSVQDILLSIGCCFHILGQFTSCASIYREVYTTRSDSLGKSHPSTIAVHQLLTDLERDINFRYNESDKSEQPGDGLDKSPKSDSKIKRETELVVLNSPTVDVSRIVALYSNKMESIDLNKSKVNSCSEVIFPTERLLDLSKKLNLKLMKLPVINVPKLSKGTLFIKDGLPAMTLNPDAEDILRDWGVDPPDVSISGEVLNSDLRDDGVRLFVPLVKEDNELILGYHDKPVFVPNPAIFHSSKQVSKMLESSSPTRTSLVSKITRVSNDPFMKPEPPERREMATSPKSDSAEKPDTDPDKSDSDKVDTEKPEELVKEPEKLSVRHKIGEFERLKSVKFIEKPKVVEEPIVSVPITELVKSKNSKNAKFLAKIGSLSNIKVKQNMSPKIDNSVLKKTMMAKKIAGKIARKVPTKRLAQSPKHKRAFSNSSDDSQFSQDSLIFTDETLYSDDSFILSDESIKTTDYSDDDTVIESCSVVSNSDTPVNSDYELINDYSITNELFTSPAVYSLPDTVSPANLMKQDVNKLPLLIRYYDDVIPVEIARRVASVKTYFSKVFNDFLDEDNKDKVESKEDKTENTTEDQKNHDKPAITPKNNTSPGDKTPVKSPKGTNNSDDMTPETSKNPPKSNTPNVDKTYCMLLDCEGNELASVPWTVDLVSLSIARSCLQEDFLNRYSFLAKANKAYLKKKELSFKVETDEERKKNELLLCRMLLAGQGLTELGFAKIATSMQAITNDLTAGLDFKVPNSVLESIKKQQEQIEKEMKELELAQKKKEEELKKKEAAAKKAPPPAGKKAPPGPGKKGPPLLKGKGPLPPPSKGGFGKAAKKAAPGKPVVDSNLRRFFWDPIFGDDAKDTIFSTQKLRPIVEVAQIEQSFAKATPKAKDKAVEKAKPKFIQLLPDSKRSYNMNIGLSKFSKYTFNEIREAIIHLDPNVLNVDSTESILLLLPNTEEISVVSEFVKSGGDLSAVDKPEQFVASLIGIPLMRQRLECHQIALTFRDNYNDIYYPLENIMDSCECIMDSVKLNILVHFILNVGNKLNEGDPSKGNAEGFKPTTFPKLNDFRTTTKPSKTLLQYICDMIADEDENILDVLDDLKSLDSGSKVDIDALKDKMKRFTNDLDKIKNSIKNAQNVKCDFQDNFTSIMREFLVDAEPKVNSLSKHFEEVMTTFKEVARFTGYTEKEVDKVKPSELFKYLWSFALSVDQYRKQRIEARIKLEKKAIAQTKVEVKKTPKLQQKQTKLVSVPKLQNDDLVNIVKTI from the exons atgGAGTATGTCGATAATGATGGATTTTCCAATGGGAAACTCCATAATGTGCACAAGTTAAACGTTGCTTCACGGCTCAGCGAGCTTCCCATGAATAAAGGCAGCAACATCTCCCCTCAGGCCCTTGGAATGTCCGTTAAGATGGACCTTGTAAAGAGAAGATCAACTCAGACGGCTAGTGAAAAGGAGTTTATGTACTCTGGAGGATTTACGAAGACTAAGAATTCACGTGTTTCGGATGAAATATTATCTGCAGCTGATATATTGAACAAAATTAATTCCACCACAGCTTCTGGTTATAGTCTGAGCAATAATTCCCTAGTATACAGAGAAGCTTTAGCGACTAGAATGTTACTGCGAACAATGGCTTTAAAGAATTTTGCTAATAACAACTACAGTGATGCTCTACTGGAAGCACATTACTCGCTATTGCTTTCAAAGAAGTTTCATTCCCAAGTGAGAAAAACACCTTTGTGTGGAGAAATGGCAATAGAACTTATGATACTAAGTAAGTGTTATGCCCGGATTGGACACTTTAAAAAGGGTAAGGAACACTTGGCTGAGTTTCGGTTCTTGGTAGAGAATACACTATTACAATATTCTAAGGGTTCTCAAGCGTTATCGGATGATTCCAAAAACGCAGTAATTGACTGTGATAAGAAAGTCTTTTTACCAATAGTTTACATTTTAGCTGAAGTTTTAAGCAGTTATGGAATGTCCGAAGATGCTGAAATCTTCTTCTCTAAGTACCTTGCATTATATGTTCAATTATACGGAGAATTTGATCTTGGACTTAGTAACGCACTTGGGAATGTGTGCATATATATGATCAGGGATAAACAATACATGAAGGCTCTCCCACTGTGTATTAAAAACTTGGAGATTTTGAAGAAACATTTTGGTGATTACGATTCTGAGCAACCTAACATTAAGGTTGCAGAAGCTTATAATAATCTGGGTATTGTTTATAGATTATTGAATAACCCTATTGACGCATTACAACAGTTTTTCAAGGCAATTGATATGAAAATGCGGTTATGCCGTGACCGCAATCATCCTTCAGTTCAAGATATATTGTTGTCAATAGGATGCTGTTTCCACATTCTAGGACAATTTACATCATGCGCGTCTATATATAGGGAAGTATACACTACTCGCTCGGATTCACTAGGGAAATCACACCCATCAACAATTGCAGTTCATCAATTACTCACGGACCTTGAACGagatattaattttagatatAATGAATCAGACAAATCTGAACAGCCTGGTGATGGATTAGATAAGAGTCCAAAGTCAGATTCTAAGATTAAGAGAGAAACTGAATTAGTCGTTTTAAACAGTCCTACAGTAGATGTTTCAAGAATTGTAGCACTGTATTCAAACAAAATGGAATCTATTGATTTGAATAAATCAAAAGTAAATTCTTGCTCTGAGGTTATATTCCCTACTGAACGCCTTCTGGATTTATCAAAGAAACTAAACCTTAAACTAATGAAGTTGCCAGTAATTAATGTACCAAAACTTTCAAAAGGAACTCTGTTCATTAAAGACGGACTTCCAGCAATGACACTTAACCCTGACGCGGAGGATATTCTTAGGGATTGGGGAGTTGATCCACCCGATGTCTCAATTTCAGGTGAAGTGCTTAATAGTGACTTAAGGGACGATGGTGTTAGACTATTTGTTCCACTGGTTAAAGAAGATAATGAATTAATTCTAGGTTATCACGATAAACCGGTTTTCGTTCCAAATCCCGCAATATTTCATAGTTCTAAACAGGTTAGTAAGATGTTAGAATCTTCTTCTCCAACACGTACATCCCTAGTTAGTAAGATTACTCGAGTATCTAATGACCCTTTCATGAAGCCTGAACCTCCTGAAAGACGAGAAATGGCTACATCACCCAAAAGTGATTCAGCCGAAAAACCAGATACTGATCCGGATAAGAGTGACTCTGATAAAGTTGACACAGAGAAACCTGAAGAACTTGTAAAGGAACCTGAAAAGCTGAGTGTAAGACATAAGATAGGAGAATTTGAGCGTTTAAAAAGTGTTAAGTTTATAGAAAAGCCAAAAGTGGTAGAAGAACCGATAGTGAGTGTCCCAATAACTGAGTTGGTTAAGTCAAAGAACTCAAAGAATGCAAAGTTTCTGGCCAAAATCGGATCACTTTCTAACATTAAAGTTAAGCAGAATATGTCCCCTAAAATTGACAATTCAGTTCTTAAAAAGACAATGATGGCAAAGAAAATTGCTGGTAAAATCGCAAGAAAGGTGCCCACAAAGAGATTGGCACAGTCACCAAAACACAAACGCGCATTTTCAAACTCTTCTGATGATAGTCAATTTTCTCAAGATTCTCTCATTTTCACTGATGAAACTTTATATTCTGATGattcttttattttatctgATGAAAGTATCAAGACAACTGATTATTCTGATGATGATACGGTCATTGAGAGTTGCAGTGTGGTATCAAACTCAGATACTCCTGTAAACTCAGACTATGagttaataaatgattATTCAATAACAAATGAGTTGTTTACATCACCAGCTGTTTATTCTCTTCCTGATACAGTAAGTCCAgcaaatttaatgaaacaAGATGTTAACAAATTGCCGTTACTTATCAGATATTATGATGATGTTATACCTGTTGAAATTGCTAGAAGGGTTGCTTCAGTTAAAACATACTTTAGTAAGgtttttaatgattttctTGATGAGGATAACAAGGACAAAGTTGAATCGAAAGAGGATAAAACTGAAAATACAACTGAAGATCAGAAAAATCACGACAAACCTGCAATCACTCCAAAGAATAATACTAGTCCAGGTGATAAGACCCCAGTTAAATCTCCTAAAGGTACTAATAATTCTGATGATATGACTCCAGAAACGTCTAAAAATCCTCCAAAGTCTAACACACCAAATGTTGATAAAACCTATTGTATGTTATTGGATTGTGAAGGGAATGAGTTAGCTTCAGTTCCTTGGACAGTGGATTTGGTTTCATTATCCATAGCAAGATCATGTCTACAGGAAGATTTCCTTAACAGATACTCATTTTTGGCTAAAGCTAATAAGGCGTATTTGAAGAAGAAGGAGTTGTCTTTTAAAGTAGAAACTGATGAGGAGAGGAAGAAAAATGAACTTTTGCTGTGTAGAATGTTACTGGCAGGACAAGGTTTAACTGAACTTGGATTCGCTAAAATCGCCACCTCAATGCAGGCAATTACAAATGACCTTACAGCAGGGCTTGACTTTAAAGTACCAAATTCAGTTCTGGAAAGCATTAAGAAACAGCAGGAACAGATAGAAAAGGAGATGAAAGAACTTGAATTAGCCCAGAAAAAGAAGGAGGAAGAGCTTAAGAAGAAAGAAGCAGCTGCCAAGAAGGCTCCACCTCCAGCAGGTAAGAAAGCTCCGCCAGGTCCAGGTAAAAAGGGCCCTCCACTATTAAAGGGTAAAGGGCCTTTGCCCCCACCAAGTAAAGGTGGATTCGGGAAAGCAGCCAAGAAAGCAGCTCCTGGAAAACCAGTTGTTGACTCAAACTTAAGAAGGTTCTTCTGGGATCCAATCTTTGGAGATGATGCCAAAGATACTATTTTCTCAACCCAAAAGCTAAGACCAATAGTAGAAGTCGCACAAATCGAACAATCATTCGCCAAAGCCACTCCTAAAGCAAAGGATAAAGCCGTAGAAAAAGCTAAACCCAAG TTTATTCAATTGCTGCCTGATAGTAAGAGGAGTTATAACATGAACATTGGGCTCAGCAAATTCAGcaaatacacatttaatgAAATCAGAGAAGCAATAATACACCTTGATCCAAAT GTCCTGAACGTTGATTCAACTGAGAGTATATTACTGTTATTACCAAACACTGAGGAAATTTCTGTTGTTTCCGAATTCGTTAAATCGG GAGGCGATTTGAGTGCCGTTGATAAGCCTGAACAGTTTGTTGCATCACTTATTGGAATACCTTTAATGAGGCAGAGATTGGAGTGCCACCAGATAGCTCTTACCTTTAGAGACAACTATAACGATATATATTACCCACTAGAAAACATTATGGACTCCTGTGAGTGTATTATGGACTCTGTTAAGCTTAATATACTTGTACACTTTATCCTCAATGTTGGTAACAAGTTGAACGAGGGTGACCCCAGTAAGGGTAATGCTGAGGGATTTAAGCCTACAACCTTCCCAAAGTTAAATGATTTCAGAACAACTACAAAACCGTCaaaaacattattacaATACATTTGCGAT atgATTGCTGATGAGGATGAAAATATACTCGACGTTTTAGATGATTTAAAGAGCTTGGATTCGGGCTCAAAAGTTGATATCGATGCGCTAAAAGACAAAATGAAAAGATTTACCAATGATCTAGACAAGATTAAGAATTCGATTAAGAATGCTCAAAATGTTAAATGTGATTTCCAAGATAATTTCACATCAATCATGCGTGAATTTTTAGTTGACGCAGAACCAAAAGTTAACTCACTTTCAAAACACTTTGAAGAA GTAATGACTACGTTTAAAGAAGTGGCCAGATTTACAGGTTACACTGAAAAGGAAGTTGACAAGGTAAAACCAAGTGAACTTTTCAAGTACTTGTGGTCATTTGCATTATCAGTTGACCAGTATAGAAAACAAAGAATAGAAGCAAGGATAAAGTTAGAGAAGAAAGCAATTGCCCAGACTAAAGTTGAAGTTAAAAAGACCCCCAAACTACAACAGAAACAAACTAAACTCGTTTCAGTTccaaaattacaaaatgACGACCTTGTCAACATTGtaaaaacaatataa
- a CDS encoding SGS domain protein — translation MDRFSWYQDEKSLTLVFYKNFALKEALKLNLNNKKLSICFNTSDDDEKYTYNFNLTSNIKNPSESDENMKVSITDKKMEIKLFKTEGGMWDNLESDDSKQENSNRITNSYDKFSDKNFNEELVVDENTEDSDEKFMNLLKEIYSKGDEETKRAMVKSFTTSSGERLSTNWNSVKDK, via the exons atggATAG GTTCAGCTGGTATCAAGATGAGAAGTCCTTAACATTAGTATTCTATAAGAATTTCGCATTGAAAGAAgcgttaaaattaaatctaaataacaaaaaattatcaatatgTTTTAACACATCAGATg atgatgaaaaatatacatataaCTTTAATCTCACATCAAATATTAAGAATCCATCAGAATCTGATGAAAACATGAAAGTTTCAATAACAGAT AAAAAGATGGAAATAAAGCTATTTAAGACTGAag GTGGAATGTGGGATAACTTGGAATCAGATGACTCTAAACAAGAGAATTCAAACAGAATTACAAATTCATATGATaaa ttcagtgataaaaattttaatgaggAATTGGTTGTCGATGAAAACACGGAAGACTCAGATGAAAAGTTCATGAATCTACTCAAAGAAATATACTCAAAAGGTGATGAAGAAACTAAAAGAGCTATGGTAAAATCATTT ACGACATCATCGGGTGAAAGACTCTCAACAAATTGGAACTCAGTCAaggataaataa
- a CDS encoding Hinge domain of cleavage stimulation factor subunit 2 family protein produces the protein MSSYPNMNPMVMPPPPPPPPKTIQSEMGQMMEGYDQDPLKMGVGVSHDSYASMSAPTFAAPFIPQPPSAPPPGPMVHPMGMINPAMGLMVPHMGLQHVQMGRQVIDPYLAAEISSIVHTLSTSQLIYVLAALKKFLKHAPSEARRFLINNPQLTYALLHTQFILGEHDESVLPLSKLDHDISQVNRLERSGHLKPFHSLYEDNPLKAEHMEHYTDQYKQEYKMPYQQPVQTVEHEKVKHHHEHRPQHHERPQHHERPQHEHSHHLEHQSHVHQHQMTPQPQPQPQPQQLTNEATQKDIDDLMNSGVYPASAPLVDAVIKNNDLLTNIQKATREEMTSWPAEQKQQVLSIKVALHMRGISVNL, from the exons ATGTCGTCATATCCTAATATGAATCCTATGGTAATGCCTCCTCCCCCTCCACCTCCTCCAAAAACCATCC AATCTGAAATGGGTCAAATGATGGAGGGATATGATCAGGATCCTCTTAAAATGGGTGTTGGAGTATCACATGATTCCTATGCTAGTATGTCTGCGCCTACGTTTGCAGCACCTTTTATACCTCAGCCTCCAAGTGCACCTCCACCCGGTCCAATGGTTCATCCTATGGGAATGATAAATCCAGCTATGGGATTAATGGTACCTCATATGGGACTCCAACACGTTCAAATGGGAAGACAAGTTATAGATCCATACCTGGCAGCTGAGATTTCATCAATTGTTCACACACTCTCGACATCgcaattaatttatgtcCTTGCAGCCTTAAAGAAGTTTCTTAAGCACGCACCTTCAGAGGCTAGAAGATTCCTTATTAATAATCCTCAACTTACATATGCACTGTTACACACACAGTTCATACTCGGAGAACATGATGAAAGTGTTTTACCTCTTTCTAAACTTGACCATGACATTTCGCAAGTTAACCGACTAGAAAGATCAGGACACCTTAAACCTTTTCAC AGTTTGTATGAAGATAATCCACTTAAAGCTGAACATATGGAACATTATACTGATCAATACAAACAAGAATACAAAATGCCATACCAACAACCAGTACAGACAGTG GAACATGAAAAGGTAAAACATCATCATGAACATCGTCCTCAACATCATGAGCGTCCTCAACATCATGAGCGTCCTCAACATGAGCATTCTCACCATCTTGAGCATCAGTCACACGTTCACCAACATCAGATGACACCTCAGCCTCAGCCTCAGCCTCAGCCTCAGCAGTTAACTAACGAGGCAACTCAGAAGGATATTGACGATTTAATGAACAGTGGTGTTTACCCAGCTTCCGCACCTCTTGTAGATGCTGTCATTAAGAACAACGATCTTCTAAcaaa taTACAAAAGGCGACTAGGGAGGAGATGACTTCATGGCCTGCTGAACAGAAACAACAAGTTCTGTCGATTAAAGTT gcgCTTCATATGAGAGGTATCTCAGTTAACCTATAG